A window of Haliscomenobacter hydrossis DSM 1100 contains these coding sequences:
- a CDS encoding serine hydrolase domain-containing protein, with protein MKILSIHFFLFILLVSTWSCDKDIYSTAVATVSGNLPVNPQHPLTDSIRAIAQRHIDRGVPGVQVMVKSPEGWTVVNAGYAKIEENKPMQDGMVAWVYSISKVYTATLVMKLKERGLIQLDSSIRHYLPRNISDRFAQSQNITLRMLLNHSSGLDNFTASPGYFLAQFNHPFKQPDKLEQLEYAFDAKSIFAPGTDFFYSNTNYLLLQLILEKVSGKTWGELLHTEILQPLGLKDTYYPVTESQVQTLGFPNYYFERFNNGELENCTKWNHAISHTLMGYGGIAANGADIIRFMEALMNGKVVSQSSLNEMRQWIQGKQSTEPDYGLGLEYFEYIKGIPSYGHEGDNIGGTTEVLYVPSKQTYIFISINAGRQLFGQYLFRTTDLKIALCKYISVQE; from the coding sequence ATGAAAATCCTATCTATCCATTTTTTCCTGTTCATCTTGTTGGTGTCCACCTGGAGCTGTGACAAAGACATTTACAGCACTGCAGTAGCCACGGTAAGCGGAAATCTACCCGTAAACCCACAACATCCGCTCACGGATTCAATCCGGGCCATTGCGCAGCGCCACATTGACCGGGGTGTACCCGGCGTGCAGGTCATGGTAAAAAGTCCCGAAGGTTGGACGGTTGTGAACGCTGGCTACGCCAAAATAGAAGAAAACAAACCCATGCAAGACGGCATGGTGGCCTGGGTATACAGCATCAGCAAAGTATATACCGCAACGCTGGTGATGAAACTGAAAGAACGGGGATTGATCCAGCTCGACAGTTCCATTCGGCATTATTTGCCACGCAACATCAGCGATCGGTTTGCCCAAAGTCAAAACATCACGCTGCGCATGCTGCTGAACCACAGCTCAGGCTTGGATAACTTTACGGCTAGCCCCGGCTATTTTTTGGCGCAATTCAACCACCCCTTTAAACAACCGGATAAGCTGGAACAGCTGGAATACGCCTTTGACGCCAAATCCATTTTTGCACCTGGCACGGATTTCTTTTATTCCAACACCAATTACCTCTTGTTGCAGCTCATTTTGGAAAAAGTGAGTGGAAAAACCTGGGGAGAATTGCTACACACCGAGATTTTGCAACCGCTGGGTTTGAAAGATACGTACTATCCGGTCACAGAAAGCCAGGTACAAACCCTGGGTTTTCCGAACTACTACTTCGAACGGTTCAACAATGGGGAATTGGAAAACTGTACCAAATGGAACCACGCCATTTCCCACACCTTGATGGGGTACGGCGGCATTGCGGCCAATGGAGCGGACATCATCCGGTTTATGGAAGCCTTGATGAACGGGAAAGTAGTCAGCCAAAGTTCGCTCAACGAAATGCGGCAGTGGATTCAGGGCAAGCAGTCTACCGAGCCCGACTACGGCTTGGGCCTGGAATATTTCGAATACATCAAGGGCATTCCCTCCTATGGTCACGAGGGGGACAACATCGGCGGCACCACCGAGGTTTTGTACGTCCCCTCCAAACAAACCTATATTTTCATCAGCATCAACGCCGGGCGGCAGTTGTTTGGACAGTATTTGTTCCGCACCACCGATTTGAAAATCGCGTTGTGTAAGTACATTTCTGTCCAGGAATAA
- a CDS encoding sensor histidine kinase, which yields MKNQYRWFILFAVALAFIFSNAFTLFQDNSKSISIRLLYLLAVAAAIALHFTFLYGVAVVLQRVAPGLTLTKQRIAATLLIAVPLVTVLMMLTDAGQTLLQGQKLSAFEPLAIAASFFQAAAIGMFVVGLSEAVYQYEQLQKTEKEKEDLLRLNILAQYDSLKQQVNPHFLFNSLNSLSSLIGQDPDKAELFVQEMSQVYRYLLQNSRDELSTLQRELNFIHSYLHLLLTRFGTALQVQIDVATEFREFRIPPLTLQLLVENAVKHNEVSSENPLKLTISIDQGRLKVSNNLQKRIITAYSEKIGLANIMARYRILGYPEVEVIDDGESFTVLLPLIKVDALNNAQLQAP from the coding sequence ATGAAAAATCAATACCGCTGGTTTATACTGTTTGCAGTGGCGCTGGCATTCATTTTTTCCAATGCCTTCACCTTATTTCAGGACAACAGCAAGAGTATCAGCATACGTCTCTTGTACCTCTTGGCCGTTGCTGCGGCCATTGCGCTCCATTTCACCTTTTTGTACGGCGTAGCGGTGGTGTTACAACGCGTTGCCCCAGGGTTAACCTTGACCAAACAACGCATTGCGGCTACCCTATTGATCGCGGTTCCCTTGGTGACTGTGCTGATGATGCTTACCGATGCCGGGCAAACCCTGCTGCAAGGGCAAAAATTGAGCGCATTTGAGCCATTGGCCATAGCCGCATCTTTTTTTCAGGCTGCTGCCATTGGCATGTTTGTCGTAGGGCTCAGTGAAGCGGTGTACCAGTATGAGCAATTGCAAAAAACCGAAAAAGAAAAAGAAGACCTCTTACGGCTCAATATTTTGGCGCAGTACGATAGTCTCAAGCAACAGGTCAACCCGCATTTTTTGTTCAATAGCCTGAACAGCCTAAGTTCGCTGATTGGACAAGACCCCGATAAAGCCGAGCTTTTTGTACAGGAAATGAGTCAGGTGTATCGTTATTTGTTGCAAAACAGCCGGGACGAGCTAAGTACCTTGCAGCGGGAACTCAATTTTATCCATTCCTATTTGCATCTCCTGCTCACCCGGTTTGGCACCGCCCTCCAGGTACAGATTGACGTGGCCACTGAATTCCGTGAATTCCGTATTCCACCACTCACACTCCAATTGTTGGTAGAAAACGCAGTGAAACACAATGAAGTTTCCAGTGAAAACCCCCTAAAACTAACCATCAGCATTGATCAGGGCCGACTAAAAGTGAGCAATAATCTTCAGAAACGCATCATCACGGCTTATTCCGAAAAGATCGGCCTGGCCAATATCATGGCCAGATACCGCATCCTGGGTTACCCGGAGGTAGAAGTGATCGACGATGGGGAATCATTCACCGTATTGTTGCCCTTAATTAAGGTTGATGCCCTGAACAATGCGCAATTGCAAGCACCATGA
- a CDS encoding S9 family peptidase translates to MKNLVITLFVLGMAIAGSAQNKPLTKANYDLAARFAASKVEKMVFSTSVSPHWLKESERFWYSYETSQGRTYYLVDPAKKLKKVLFDNVKMAADMSRLSKDPFDAQHLDITSLKFINKETAIRFEVKSKLAEEDEKKDEEEDDMKEKKSDAPPKKVKRTFYFEYDLNTGVLKLLEDYKKPKEKPAWATIAPDSSYVLFSKNYNLYWMDKANFLKAVKKDKDTTIVENQLTTDGEQYYGFHSGSFGQTDQDKEKNKGKRQSVNVVFSPDSKKFALIRTDSRKVKDLWVINSIAEPRPTLETYKYHMPGEKEAPQPEILIFDFPSKERVKVKADTAKDFKDQSLSLMYAPDLAKNRDDDFKPDIWLAPNSDQLYFTRTSRDLKRIDICVADTKLGTVKTLIEERLNTYVETRDLGLVNNGEEYIHWSEQDGWAHFYLHDKTGKLKNQITSGPYHCESIEAIDSKNRVLYFLANGREPGEDPYFTHLYRVNFDGTGLKLLSKGDFNHTTSNNDANTFFINNFSRVNTTPKSELLDNLGNKVMDLETADLSQLFAAGYRFPEPFVVKAADGITDLHGVMYKPFDFDSTLKYPIIEYVYPGPQTEAVNKSFSVGMDRTDRQAQLGFIVITIGNRGGHPSRSKWYHNYGYGNLRDYGLEDKKVAAEQLADRHPFIDISKVGIFGHSGGGFMSTAAMLVYPDFFKVAVSSSGNHENNIYNRWWSEKHDGVKEVKDAKGNITFEYDIDKNTDLAKNLKGKLLICTGDIDNNVHPGLTIRMANALIKANKRFDFFVFPGQRHGYADMNEYFFWLRADYFCKHLLGDSEDSTDILQMNRDKPLSTKKP, encoded by the coding sequence ATGAAAAATCTCGTTATCACCCTGTTTGTTTTGGGTATGGCCATTGCAGGGTCAGCCCAAAACAAACCCCTTACCAAAGCCAATTACGACCTGGCCGCCCGTTTTGCCGCCTCCAAAGTTGAAAAAATGGTGTTCTCCACCAGCGTCAGCCCACACTGGCTCAAGGAGAGTGAACGTTTTTGGTATTCCTACGAAACCAGCCAAGGGCGAACCTATTACCTGGTTGACCCCGCGAAAAAGCTCAAAAAAGTCCTGTTTGACAACGTGAAAATGGCCGCCGACATGTCGCGCCTGTCCAAAGACCCCTTCGACGCCCAGCACCTGGACATCACCAGCCTGAAGTTCATCAACAAAGAAACCGCCATTCGTTTTGAGGTCAAAAGTAAACTCGCGGAAGAAGATGAAAAGAAGGACGAAGAAGAGGACGACATGAAGGAAAAAAAATCTGACGCACCGCCCAAGAAGGTAAAACGCACCTTTTATTTCGAATACGACCTCAACACGGGTGTGCTCAAACTGCTGGAGGATTACAAAAAGCCCAAGGAAAAACCCGCCTGGGCTACCATCGCTCCCGATTCGTCTTACGTCCTTTTTTCCAAAAACTACAACCTCTACTGGATGGACAAGGCCAACTTCCTGAAGGCCGTCAAAAAGGACAAGGATACCACCATTGTTGAAAACCAGTTGACCACCGATGGCGAACAATACTACGGCTTTCATAGTGGTTCTTTTGGCCAAACCGACCAAGATAAAGAAAAAAACAAAGGCAAACGTCAAAGTGTAAACGTGGTTTTTTCACCCGATTCTAAAAAATTTGCCCTCATCCGCACCGATAGCCGCAAGGTCAAAGACCTCTGGGTCATCAACTCCATCGCCGAGCCACGCCCCACGCTGGAGACCTACAAATACCACATGCCCGGTGAGAAAGAAGCTCCTCAACCGGAAATCTTGATTTTTGATTTTCCATCCAAAGAACGGGTTAAGGTAAAGGCAGATACCGCTAAAGATTTTAAAGACCAGTCTCTTTCCTTGATGTATGCCCCAGATCTGGCCAAAAATCGTGATGATGACTTTAAACCTGACATATGGCTGGCCCCCAACTCAGACCAACTCTACTTCACCCGGACCAGCCGCGACCTCAAACGCATCGACATCTGTGTGGCCGACACCAAACTGGGTACGGTAAAAACCCTGATTGAAGAACGGTTGAATACTTATGTGGAAACCCGCGACCTGGGTTTGGTCAACAATGGCGAAGAATACATCCACTGGTCGGAACAAGATGGTTGGGCCCATTTTTACCTTCACGACAAAACCGGTAAACTCAAAAACCAAATCACTTCCGGCCCGTACCACTGCGAAAGCATCGAAGCGATTGACAGCAAAAATCGAGTGCTCTACTTCCTGGCCAATGGCCGCGAGCCGGGTGAAGACCCCTATTTTACCCACCTTTACCGCGTCAATTTTGATGGGACGGGTTTGAAGCTCCTCAGCAAGGGCGACTTCAACCATACCACTTCCAACAACGACGCCAATACGTTTTTTATCAACAACTTCTCCCGCGTCAATACCACGCCGAAGTCAGAACTACTCGACAACCTGGGCAACAAAGTGATGGACCTCGAAACCGCCGACCTGTCCCAGCTTTTTGCCGCAGGCTACCGATTCCCCGAGCCTTTTGTAGTCAAAGCCGCAGACGGCATCACCGACTTGCATGGCGTGATGTACAAACCTTTTGATTTTGACTCTACCCTCAAATACCCGATCATCGAGTACGTGTATCCGGGGCCACAAACCGAAGCGGTCAACAAGTCCTTCTCGGTGGGCATGGATCGCACCGATCGGCAGGCGCAGTTGGGCTTTATTGTGATCACCATCGGCAACCGCGGCGGGCATCCGAGTCGTTCCAAGTGGTACCACAACTATGGCTATGGCAACTTGCGTGACTACGGCCTGGAAGATAAAAAAGTAGCCGCCGAACAACTGGCTGACCGCCACCCCTTTATCGACATCAGCAAAGTGGGCATTTTTGGGCACTCCGGCGGCGGCTTCATGTCAACTGCGGCCATGCTGGTGTATCCCGACTTTTTTAAAGTAGCGGTATCTTCCTCCGGTAACCACGAGAACAACATCTACAACCGTTGGTGGAGTGAAAAACACGACGGCGTCAAAGAAGTGAAGGACGCCAAAGGCAACATCACTTTTGAGTACGACATCGACAAAAATACCGATTTGGCCAAAAACCTCAAGGGTAAACTGCTGATTTGTACCGGCGACATCGACAATAACGTGCACCCTGGCCTCACCATCCGCATGGCCAACGCCTTAATCAAAGCCAACAAACGTTTCGATTT
- a CDS encoding LytR/AlgR family response regulator transcription factor: protein MTKESSLKIFIVEDERLGLERLIKLLHELDPSIEVLGHAETVKSTVWWLQNNPAPDLLLLDIELADGQCFEIFRQIDVQVPVIFTTSYDEYALNAFKVNSVDYLLKPIRKEELAQSLAKLQRLKTLYTGKESALNVDKLIASLSSFQPPQQFRKRFLVKQGQKLQAIEVEEIAWFTTDSKICFLRTWENQRYVVDYSLEELAAMLDPQLFFRVNRSYIVHIKAIKVINPYFNGKLQLQLSPAPEQNDVIISKEKAAEFKKWMGK from the coding sequence ATGACAAAGGAATCATCCCTCAAAATATTCATTGTTGAAGACGAACGGCTGGGACTGGAGCGCTTGATCAAGTTGCTGCACGAACTGGATCCCAGTATTGAAGTATTGGGGCATGCCGAAACCGTAAAGTCAACCGTGTGGTGGCTCCAAAACAACCCTGCCCCCGATCTGCTGCTCCTGGACATCGAGCTGGCGGATGGGCAATGTTTTGAGATTTTTCGCCAGATTGATGTCCAAGTTCCGGTTATTTTTACCACTTCCTACGATGAATACGCCCTGAATGCCTTTAAGGTCAACAGCGTAGATTACCTCTTGAAACCCATCCGCAAGGAAGAGCTGGCGCAAAGTTTGGCCAAATTGCAACGGCTAAAAACCCTTTACACCGGGAAAGAATCGGCCCTCAATGTCGACAAATTGATTGCCAGCCTGAGCAGTTTTCAGCCTCCACAACAGTTTCGGAAGCGCTTTTTGGTCAAACAAGGCCAAAAGTTGCAAGCCATCGAAGTGGAAGAAATCGCCTGGTTTACCACCGATTCAAAAATTTGCTTTTTGCGCACCTGGGAAAATCAGCGTTATGTGGTTGATTATTCGTTGGAGGAATTGGCAGCAATGCTGGATCCCCAGCTGTTTTTTCGGGTCAATCGCAGTTACATCGTACACATCAAAGCCATCAAAGTGATCAACCCCTACTTCAATGGGAAACTCCAACTGCAATTGTCTCCGGCTCCGGAGCAAAATGATGTGATCATCAGCAAAGAAAAAGCTGCCGAATTTAAAAAATGGATGGGAAAGTAA